From one Idiomarina sp. X4 genomic stretch:
- a CDS encoding DUF2383 domain-containing protein — MPILRTDDQADSIEILKLIVETKDYYREIASVLEDGELANKLEAIADERASFIKPFENVVKELGELPAKPDPDKTLMQVIQGELTKLFSVDAKNAILDKCLQEDEALETAVKNTQLGQQSAEYQTLLDELTKNISDTKKTVHALKG, encoded by the coding sequence ATGCCGATTTTACGCACAGATGATCAGGCCGATAGCATCGAAATTCTAAAGCTGATTGTTGAGACCAAGGACTACTACCGCGAAATAGCGAGTGTGCTGGAAGACGGTGAGTTGGCGAATAAATTGGAAGCCATCGCTGACGAACGAGCGTCTTTTATTAAACCGTTTGAGAATGTTGTAAAAGAGCTGGGTGAGTTGCCGGCCAAACCGGACCCCGACAAAACGTTGATGCAGGTTATTCAAGGTGAACTGACAAAGTTGTTCTCGGTCGATGCGAAAAACGCGATTTTAGATAAGTGCTTGCAGGAAGATGAAGCGCTGGAAACTGCCGTAAAAAACACCCAGTTGGGCCAACAGTCTGCGGAATACCAAACGTTGCTTGATGAACTGACTAAGAATATTAGCGATACGAAAAAGACGGTTCATGCGTTGAAAGGGTAA
- a CDS encoding lipid kinase produces the protein MQHALLVVNPKSRDGHADELDDAIALFRSAGVEVDVCVTESPSDMVSCIENYDKENGVIIVAGGDGTISAALEPAHKYNQTLAILPMGTANDLARSLGVPQDVVQAARVIANGKRERINLAKVNSHYFVNVAHIGLGVEVTHKLTSDMKKYLGVFAYLGAFIRVIKRNKSFRVTITADGDEERLRAIHLAVGNGRFYGGGNIVDEDSTLLDGQLNLFCLKPQRWWQLLLLGFNLRNGNLRVAERVVCKKVKKMSVKTSKPKQIHADGEHKTDTPAEFEVIPKAIEVIVGDMPNSTKSKE, from the coding sequence ATGCAGCATGCGCTGTTAGTGGTGAACCCGAAAAGTCGTGATGGTCACGCTGACGAGCTTGACGACGCTATTGCCTTATTTAGAAGCGCTGGCGTTGAAGTAGACGTGTGTGTTACGGAAAGTCCTTCGGATATGGTGTCCTGCATTGAAAATTATGACAAGGAAAACGGTGTCATTATAGTCGCCGGTGGCGACGGGACCATTAGTGCAGCGTTAGAGCCAGCCCATAAATACAATCAGACCCTGGCGATTTTGCCGATGGGCACGGCGAATGATTTAGCGCGTTCGTTAGGCGTCCCGCAGGATGTTGTGCAAGCAGCCCGGGTTATTGCGAACGGCAAGCGTGAGCGCATTAACCTTGCGAAGGTGAACAGCCACTATTTTGTGAATGTGGCGCATATTGGGCTGGGTGTAGAGGTCACGCATAAGCTTACCTCGGACATGAAAAAGTACCTTGGAGTGTTCGCGTATCTCGGCGCCTTTATTCGAGTTATTAAGCGTAATAAAAGCTTCAGGGTCACTATAACCGCCGACGGCGACGAAGAGCGCTTAAGAGCAATTCACTTGGCGGTGGGTAATGGTCGCTTTTACGGTGGCGGCAATATTGTGGACGAAGACTCGACGCTGTTAGACGGACAACTGAACTTATTTTGTTTGAAGCCTCAGCGCTGGTGGCAGTTGCTGTTACTGGGTTTTAATTTGAGAAATGGTAACTTGCGGGTGGCCGAGCGTGTGGTGTGTAAGAAAGTCAAAAAAATGAGTGTTAAGACGTCAAAACCTAAGCAGATTCATGCCGATGGTGAACACAAAACCGATACGCCCGCTGAATTTGAGGTGATACCGAAAGCAATAGAGGTTATTGTGGGCGATATGCCAAATTCAACGAAGAGCAAGGAATAA
- a CDS encoding MBOAT family O-acyltransferase — MQNAMSLSRYVRKRNGVSLGAKGSMRNMLHRSLGASSFPVFWHYWNPIWGYYLSRHVMRPMGSFAPGWLAVFITFLVSGFVHDVAVSLVKWKLVVFFTPWFGLMGLLVIASKALSVSYGSFPWGVRASINVLVISTTLTVVYAAEHLFYH; from the coding sequence ATGCAAAATGCCATGTCATTATCGCGTTATGTTAGGAAAAGGAATGGGGTGTCGTTAGGCGCAAAAGGCTCTATGCGGAATATGCTGCATCGCTCTTTGGGCGCTAGCTCGTTTCCTGTTTTTTGGCATTACTGGAACCCAATATGGGGCTATTATTTATCGCGTCATGTGATGAGACCAATGGGCTCATTCGCGCCGGGTTGGCTGGCTGTTTTTATAACCTTTCTTGTGAGTGGTTTTGTACATGATGTCGCCGTTTCTCTTGTGAAATGGAAACTTGTTGTATTCTTTACTCCCTGGTTCGGCCTAATGGGTCTGTTGGTTATTGCTTCAAAGGCGCTATCAGTCTCTTACGGCTCCTTTCCGTGGGGTGTTCGCGCAAGTATCAATGTACTTGTTATTAGTACGACGCTAACAGTCGTTTATGCTGCAGAGCACCTATTTTATCACTAG
- a CDS encoding GFA family protein, which yields MTQKYYGSCLCGRVGYEVSGDFGAFYLCHCSRCQKGTGSAHAANLFAKAGRLVWLKGETNVTHYQHTGSLHIKSFCQSCGSALPTFAESINCVVVPAGSLDTPISVKPTAKIFVADCAAWSVDLSNVPSYEALPG from the coding sequence ATGACTCAAAAATATTACGGATCGTGTCTTTGCGGTCGTGTCGGCTACGAGGTGAGTGGTGACTTCGGCGCATTTTATTTATGCCATTGTAGCCGCTGCCAAAAAGGTACCGGCTCCGCTCATGCGGCTAATTTGTTTGCTAAAGCAGGGCGGTTGGTTTGGCTTAAAGGCGAAACGAACGTAACGCATTACCAACACACAGGCTCGCTACATATTAAGAGCTTTTGTCAGTCTTGCGGCTCTGCGCTTCCTACATTCGCAGAATCGATTAATTGTGTTGTGGTGCCGGCCGGTAGCCTTGATACGCCGATATCAGTTAAGCCTACGGCTAAGATCTTTGTTGCTGACTGCGCCGCCTGGTCAGTTGATTTGAGTAATGTGCCGAGTTATGAGGCGTTACCTGGGTAA
- a CDS encoding Txe/YoeB family addiction module toxin, producing MSNRLLSWTDAAWKDYLFWQTQDKKTLKRINRLVADTKRSPFDGIGKPEPLKENLSGFWSRRIDDTNRLVYAADDSAITIISCRYHY from the coding sequence ATGAGTAATCGGTTGCTGTCATGGACGGATGCAGCCTGGAAAGACTACTTATTTTGGCAAACTCAGGATAAAAAGACCCTTAAACGTATTAACCGATTAGTTGCCGATACTAAGCGGTCGCCATTTGATGGTATTGGTAAGCCTGAACCGTTAAAAGAGAACCTTTCAGGATTCTGGTCTCGGCGAATTGATGACACTAATAGGCTGGTTTATGCGGCAGACGATAGTGCAATTACGATTATTTCGTGTCGGTATCATTACTAA
- a CDS encoding type II toxin-antitoxin system Phd/YefM family antitoxin, which translates to MRIVSFTEARNGLKAVLDSVINDADTTVITRRDSEDAVVMSLDYYNSLMETVHLLRSPANAEHLNKSIAQYKEGKAKQRELLDE; encoded by the coding sequence ATGAGAATCGTCTCTTTTACTGAAGCCAGAAACGGCTTAAAAGCTGTATTAGACAGTGTAATTAATGACGCTGACACTACGGTTATTACCCGTCGCGACTCGGAAGATGCCGTGGTGATGTCTTTGGATTACTACAATAGCTTAATGGAAACCGTCCACTTGCTTCGTTCGCCAGCAAATGCTGAGCACTTGAATAAATCAATTGCTCAATACAAAGAAGGTAAAGCTAAGCAGCGAGAGTTGTTAGATGAGTAA
- a CDS encoding GNAT family N-acetyltransferase gives MIKIRKYNEADARDLWAIFYRTIRNVNSRDYTQAQVKAWAPDDVSPEAWQRKMNANSPFVAEINGETVGYADLQEDGLIDHFFCHHKHQGQGIGRHLMEHVLRVGELQGITRFYSEVSITARPFYEKLGFKVAKEQTVEIRGQKLRNFVMERFS, from the coding sequence ATGATAAAAATCAGAAAATATAACGAAGCAGATGCGCGTGATTTATGGGCTATTTTTTATCGCACCATCCGTAATGTGAACTCACGTGACTACACACAAGCGCAAGTCAAAGCATGGGCGCCGGATGACGTCTCTCCTGAAGCATGGCAGCGAAAAATGAATGCTAACTCTCCTTTTGTTGCTGAAATTAACGGGGAAACTGTTGGTTATGCCGACCTTCAGGAAGATGGATTAATTGACCATTTCTTTTGTCACCATAAGCATCAGGGTCAAGGTATCGGGCGTCACTTAATGGAGCACGTGCTAAGAGTGGGGGAGTTACAAGGAATTACCCGGTTTTACTCTGAGGTGAGCATTACAGCGCGTCCGTTTTATGAGAAATTGGGCTTTAAAGTCGCAAAAGAGCAGACGGTAGAAATTCGTGGGCAGAAGCTTCGTAACTTTGTTATGGAAAGGTTCAGCTAA
- a CDS encoding HAD family hydrolase, producing the protein MNLALFDFDGTITTRDTYTKFVFSSTKFVRLVIGALLLFPAITLYKARLLSAPKIRPLISRVAFTGVSEKQLDASAERFVSEYLPSVIRSDMLQKIAEHKENGDHVVIVSASISPYLKIWCKRHEVDLICSELEVRNGRFTGAYLNGDCSNERKIERVKERIDLSLYSEIFAYGDSEEDYPMLNLANTSFYRGERFEVASVE; encoded by the coding sequence ATGAACCTTGCTCTCTTCGATTTTGACGGAACAATCACAACACGAGATACATATACGAAGTTTGTCTTTTCCTCGACCAAATTCGTGCGGCTGGTTATTGGCGCCTTACTTCTTTTTCCTGCAATCACCTTATACAAAGCGCGGCTTCTTTCAGCTCCTAAAATCCGACCTTTGATATCACGAGTTGCTTTCACGGGTGTTTCCGAAAAACAACTTGATGCTAGTGCTGAACGCTTTGTTTCCGAATATTTACCCTCTGTGATTCGGAGCGATATGCTGCAGAAAATAGCTGAGCATAAAGAGAACGGTGATCATGTGGTGATTGTGTCTGCATCTATCTCTCCTTATTTAAAAATCTGGTGTAAACGCCACGAGGTAGATTTAATTTGCAGTGAACTTGAAGTGCGTAATGGTCGATTTACCGGCGCTTACCTGAATGGCGATTGCAGTAACGAGAGAAAGATCGAGCGCGTAAAAGAGCGCATCGATTTATCCCTTTATAGTGAAATTTTTGCGTATGGAGATTCTGAAGAGGATTACCCTATGCTAAACCTAGCCAATACGAGTTTTTATCGGGGCGAACGCTTTGAAGTTGCATCGGTTGAATGA
- the greB gene encoding transcription elongation factor GreB yields MKTNLITRPGYEMLQKELEHLWRVERRETVEKVSWAASLGDRSENADYKYNKQKLRKIDGRIRYLTKRLEQVKVVDYSPQQDGKVFFGAWVEIEDNDENVRAFQIVGPDEIYDRKDAVSIDSPMARALLKKEVDDEAEVRTPQGTKTWFINKISYQQPA; encoded by the coding sequence ATGAAAACCAACTTAATTACTAGACCAGGCTATGAAATGCTGCAGAAGGAACTTGAACACCTTTGGCGTGTTGAACGTCGCGAAACGGTGGAGAAAGTGTCCTGGGCGGCGAGTCTCGGCGACCGGTCTGAGAACGCAGACTATAAATACAATAAACAGAAACTGCGCAAAATTGACGGACGCATTCGCTACTTAACCAAGCGTCTGGAGCAGGTGAAGGTGGTGGACTATTCGCCGCAGCAGGACGGCAAAGTGTTTTTTGGTGCCTGGGTGGAAATTGAGGACAACGACGAGAACGTTCGGGCCTTTCAAATTGTTGGGCCAGATGAAATTTATGATCGCAAAGACGCGGTGTCTATCGACTCGCCCATGGCGCGTGCGTTGCTGAAGAAAGAGGTGGACGACGAGGCCGAGGTTCGTACGCCGCAGGGCACCAAGACCTGGTTTATTAATAAGATAAGTTACCAACAGCCCGCGTAG
- a CDS encoding Tex family protein — translation MSQIPQLLANELKVDERQIAAVIQLLDEGSTVPFIARYRKEVTGGLDDTQLRQLHQRLNYLRELDDRRQVILKSIDEQGKLTEELAQSIKTADSKTELEDLYLPYKPKRRTKGQIAIEAGIEPLADLLWKDPTQNPEQAAADYVDANKGFADAKAVLDGARAILMERFAEQAELLKHLRSHLWQNAHLTSTVAPGKEKEGAKFRDYFEFSELFKTIPSHRTLALLRGRNEGFLQLSMDADPGSEDKATGSHCEVMIADFLNFEHQGRAADDWLRQVIQWTWRVKLSLHMETELMARVRERAEEAAIQVFASNLKDLLMAAPAGAKTTMGLDPGVRTGVKVAVVDETGKAGATNTVFPFQPQNQMDKAMRTLATLCKQYKVELISIGNGTHSRETDKMVGDMLKQHSEIKATKVIVNEAGASVYSASELAAQEFPDMDVSLRGAVSIARRLQDPLAELVKIEPKSIGVGQYQHDVSQSQLAQSLDAVVEDCVNAVGVDANMASAALLQRVSGLSKTLAKNIVDYRDANGAFANRKQLLDVPRMGPKAFEQAAGFLRISNGEQPLDASAVHPEAYSVVERMAKANDLPVQELIGNQSLVKSLNAADYTDERFGLPTVTDILSELEKPGRDPRPEFKTAEFKEGVEKVSDLKPGMQLEGVVTNVANFGAFVDVGVHQDGLVHISALADKFVSDPREVVKAGDIVKVKVLEVDIERNRIGLTMRLNDEVSAKPAAKSKPQGSSSNKGKPQRERGQQSKQPQNAAMGNALADAFAKAKQK, via the coding sequence ATGAGCCAGATACCGCAATTACTTGCTAATGAACTGAAGGTCGACGAGCGTCAGATTGCCGCTGTTATCCAGTTGCTGGACGAAGGCTCGACGGTGCCTTTTATTGCCCGTTACCGTAAAGAGGTGACCGGCGGTTTAGACGACACGCAGTTACGCCAGCTGCACCAGCGCCTGAACTACCTGCGCGAGCTGGACGACCGCCGTCAGGTGATACTGAAGTCGATTGACGAGCAAGGCAAGCTGACCGAGGAACTGGCTCAAAGCATTAAAACCGCTGACTCGAAAACCGAGCTGGAAGATTTATACCTGCCTTATAAACCGAAGCGCCGCACTAAAGGCCAAATTGCCATTGAAGCAGGCATTGAGCCACTGGCGGACTTATTGTGGAAAGACCCAACACAAAACCCGGAACAAGCGGCCGCTGACTACGTTGACGCTAACAAAGGCTTTGCGGACGCCAAAGCGGTACTAGACGGCGCCCGCGCTATTTTAATGGAGCGCTTTGCTGAGCAAGCTGAGCTTCTGAAGCACTTGCGATCACACTTGTGGCAGAACGCGCACCTAACCAGCACGGTTGCACCGGGCAAAGAAAAAGAAGGCGCTAAATTCCGCGACTATTTTGAGTTTTCTGAACTGTTTAAGACCATTCCCTCGCACCGCACGTTGGCGTTGCTGCGTGGCCGTAACGAAGGCTTTTTGCAGCTTTCCATGGACGCTGACCCAGGTAGTGAAGACAAAGCCACTGGCTCGCATTGCGAAGTGATGATCGCCGACTTCCTGAACTTCGAGCACCAGGGCCGCGCTGCGGACGACTGGTTGCGTCAGGTCATTCAGTGGACCTGGCGGGTGAAGCTGTCACTGCACATGGAAACCGAACTTATGGCTCGTGTGCGTGAGCGCGCTGAAGAAGCCGCCATTCAGGTATTTGCCAGCAATTTAAAAGACTTACTGATGGCAGCCCCTGCGGGTGCGAAAACCACTATGGGCTTAGATCCGGGTGTTCGTACCGGTGTTAAAGTGGCCGTGGTCGATGAAACCGGTAAAGCCGGTGCGACCAACACGGTGTTCCCGTTCCAGCCGCAAAACCAAATGGACAAAGCCATGCGCACGCTGGCGACCCTGTGCAAGCAGTATAAGGTTGAGCTTATTAGTATTGGTAACGGCACTCACTCGCGCGAGACCGACAAAATGGTCGGTGACATGCTGAAGCAGCACAGCGAAATTAAAGCCACCAAGGTTATCGTGAACGAAGCGGGTGCATCGGTTTACTCGGCGTCGGAATTGGCGGCACAAGAGTTTCCAGATATGGATGTGTCGCTACGTGGCGCGGTGTCTATCGCTCGCCGCTTGCAGGACCCGTTAGCCGAGCTGGTAAAAATAGAGCCGAAGTCTATTGGTGTGGGTCAATATCAGCACGACGTTAGCCAGTCACAACTGGCACAAAGCCTGGATGCCGTGGTTGAGGACTGTGTCAACGCAGTAGGCGTGGATGCCAACATGGCTTCTGCGGCCTTGCTTCAGCGCGTTTCCGGTTTGTCGAAAACGCTAGCGAAAAACATTGTCGATTACCGCGACGCCAACGGTGCCTTTGCTAACCGTAAACAATTACTCGATGTGCCACGCATGGGACCAAAAGCCTTTGAACAGGCAGCGGGCTTCCTACGCATTAGCAACGGCGAACAGCCGCTAGATGCCTCAGCGGTTCACCCGGAAGCTTATTCAGTGGTAGAGCGCATGGCAAAGGCAAATGACTTGCCAGTACAAGAGCTTATTGGCAACCAATCATTAGTTAAAAGCCTGAACGCGGCGGACTATACAGATGAGCGCTTCGGCCTGCCAACGGTAACGGATATTTTGTCAGAGCTTGAAAAGCCAGGCCGTGACCCACGCCCTGAATTCAAAACGGCAGAATTCAAAGAAGGTGTTGAGAAAGTCAGCGATCTGAAACCCGGCATGCAATTAGAAGGTGTGGTGACCAACGTGGCTAACTTTGGTGCCTTTGTGGATGTTGGCGTCCATCAGGACGGTCTGGTTCATATTTCTGCACTGGCAGACAAGTTTGTCAGCGACCCGCGCGAAGTGGTGAAAGCCGGCGATATTGTGAAAGTAAAAGTGCTGGAAGTGGACATAGAGCGTAACCGCATTGGTTTAACCATGCGTTTAAACGATGAAGTCTCTGCAAAACCGGCTGCTAAGTCTAAACCGCAGGGCAGCAGCTCTAATAAAGGCAAGCCTCAGCGTGAGCGTGGTCAGCAAAGCAAGCAGCCGCAAAATGCCGCTATGGGTAATGCCTTAGCCGACGCTTTCGCAAAAGCGAAACAGAAATAA
- a CDS encoding putative metalloprotease CJM1_0395 family protein, with protein MNITTALPAIPVTSAPPMESMQTDNAAKALVTEPTATEKQNNSADSAAPTYSPNGKVAKKGKDSAEGEAKGAEAKGAESEEAKGEEKADATEEKKPNGQQLDEQELEKVDELKSRDQEVRVHEQAHAAVGGQYAGSPSYEYERGPDGKSYAVGGEVQIDVSPVQGDPQATIQKMQVVRRAALAPAQPSAADRSIAADAANKATQARAELAKQQVQGEEGEQAPDISINAPFKKSLEGEGEASKSESPDAAAPAEQGKKTLSAPERGAMVASFYDNKVRPSVDSFSATA; from the coding sequence ATGAATATCACCACAGCGCTACCGGCTATTCCTGTGACATCGGCTCCTCCTATGGAGTCGATGCAGACGGACAATGCCGCAAAAGCGCTGGTCACTGAACCTACTGCAACTGAAAAGCAAAACAACAGCGCCGACAGCGCAGCTCCTACTTATTCTCCTAACGGTAAAGTCGCCAAAAAAGGCAAAGACTCAGCCGAGGGTGAAGCTAAAGGTGCTGAAGCTAAGGGAGCGGAGTCTGAAGAAGCGAAAGGCGAAGAAAAAGCTGACGCAACTGAAGAAAAGAAACCGAACGGTCAACAACTGGACGAGCAAGAGCTCGAAAAAGTTGATGAGCTAAAAAGCCGTGATCAGGAAGTGCGTGTGCATGAACAAGCGCATGCGGCTGTGGGCGGGCAGTACGCTGGTTCACCTTCTTACGAATACGAACGTGGTCCCGATGGTAAGTCTTATGCCGTTGGCGGTGAGGTTCAAATTGACGTCAGCCCTGTTCAGGGCGACCCTCAAGCAACCATTCAGAAAATGCAGGTGGTACGTCGTGCGGCGTTAGCACCGGCTCAGCCGTCTGCTGCCGACCGCTCCATTGCTGCGGATGCTGCTAATAAAGCCACGCAAGCTCGTGCAGAGTTGGCAAAACAGCAAGTGCAAGGTGAAGAGGGCGAGCAAGCGCCTGATATCAGCATTAACGCACCCTTTAAGAAAAGCTTAGAAGGTGAGGGCGAAGCGTCGAAAAGTGAATCACCTGATGCTGCAGCACCGGCTGAGCAAGGCAAGAAAACCCTATCTGCGCCAGAGCGCGGCGCTATGGTGGCTTCTTTCTACGACAATAAAGTTCGTCCATCCGTGGACTCATTCAGCGCTACTGCTTAA
- a CDS encoding flagellar basal body rod C-terminal domain-containing protein, protein MEIGAAMNSGLQGMQRANQQVSEASREIASAAGRNDVQQQDNANTNGGQPATETATETAQSVNAASTTDSLVSLNEGQTNFEANTRTVETADEMLGTLIDTSA, encoded by the coding sequence ATGGAAATTGGTGCAGCAATGAATTCAGGCCTTCAGGGTATGCAACGTGCAAACCAGCAAGTGTCTGAAGCAAGCCGGGAAATTGCCTCTGCGGCGGGTCGTAACGACGTGCAGCAGCAAGACAATGCCAATACAAATGGTGGTCAGCCAGCTACCGAAACCGCGACTGAAACTGCGCAAAGTGTTAACGCTGCCAGTACAACTGACTCGCTGGTTTCATTAAACGAAGGGCAGACCAACTTTGAAGCCAACACTCGTACAGTAGAAACCGCTGACGAAATGTTGGGCACTCTTATTGATACCAGTGCTTAA
- a CDS encoding fatty acid desaturase, with product MQKNFEKPPLIWLNTLVFSITFAIAAIGVPLYAFTVGIGAEFWWVMFGTACFAGISITAGYHRLWAHRTYDANPVLRFLFAIGGAVALQNSALHWSSDHRVHHTHVDDNDKDPYSAKRGFWYSHIGWMLREYQASRYSDYDNVKDLQKDPIVMWQHKYYLPLTLFVNFGWPIAAGFMLGDVWAGLLVIGVLRLVLNHHTTFFINSLAHIWGKQPYTDKNTARDNGVLAFMTFGEGYHNYHHIFASDYRNGIRWWQFDPTKWLIRASSWFGLARNLKRSSPYQVERAKLQMQLKVARKKAMSAPESLFEKAHEHYEQLGTQLREYYKARKKLLDSKAQDIKEHLNHDIDVLKKQVDDMRESLAEQKRHWKALLNQIQQHA from the coding sequence ATGCAAAAGAATTTTGAAAAACCCCCTCTTATTTGGCTTAACACCCTCGTGTTCTCCATTACATTCGCTATAGCCGCCATTGGTGTTCCTTTATACGCGTTCACCGTCGGCATTGGCGCAGAATTTTGGTGGGTTATGTTTGGTACCGCGTGTTTTGCGGGTATTTCCATTACCGCGGGCTACCATCGTTTGTGGGCGCACCGTACGTACGACGCCAATCCGGTATTGCGCTTTTTATTTGCTATTGGCGGCGCTGTAGCGCTGCAAAACAGTGCCTTGCACTGGTCGTCTGATCACCGTGTGCATCACACGCACGTTGATGACAATGACAAAGACCCGTACTCAGCAAAACGCGGCTTTTGGTATTCGCATATTGGCTGGATGCTGCGTGAGTATCAGGCGAGTCGTTATTCTGACTACGACAACGTCAAAGACTTACAGAAAGATCCTATCGTTATGTGGCAGCACAAGTATTACCTGCCGCTGACGCTGTTCGTTAACTTCGGTTGGCCAATTGCCGCCGGCTTCATGCTGGGCGATGTTTGGGCTGGCTTATTGGTTATTGGCGTATTGCGCCTGGTGCTGAACCATCACACCACGTTCTTTATTAACTCGCTGGCGCATATTTGGGGCAAGCAGCCTTATACCGACAAAAACACCGCGCGCGATAATGGCGTGCTGGCGTTTATGACCTTCGGCGAGGGTTATCATAACTATCACCACATTTTTGCCAGTGACTATCGTAACGGCATTCGCTGGTGGCAGTTTGACCCGACCAAATGGCTTATTCGTGCCAGTAGTTGGTTCGGTTTAGCGCGTAACCTTAAACGCAGCTCGCCGTATCAGGTCGAGCGCGCGAAGCTGCAAATGCAGTTAAAAGTCGCTCGTAAGAAAGCCATGAGCGCACCAGAGTCATTGTTCGAAAAAGCGCATGAGCATTACGAGCAACTGGGTACGCAATTACGTGAATACTACAAAGCACGTAAAAAGCTGCTGGACTCTAAAGCTCAGGACATAAAAGAGCACTTAAACCATGACATTGATGTGCTGAAAAAGCAGGTCGATGACATGCGTGAATCTCTTGCTGAGCAGAAGCGTCACTGGAAAGCCTTATTGAACCAAATTCAGCAGCACGCGTAA
- the fabR gene encoding HTH-type transcriptional repressor FabR, translating to MAGVRAKQKEKTRRALINAAMNQLSAEAGFSSLSLREVAREAGIAPTSFYRHFRDMDELGLTLVDECGLALRQLLRQARQRIETGGSIIRVSVETFMQFVAENTAIFRLLLQERSGRSRSFRLAVVREIEHFKAELEEYLVNEQSFTRELAELQSDTIAKIVFSAGADCFDVNEEERERITETTIAQVRLVARGAEATKRFMK from the coding sequence ATGGCTGGGGTTCGAGCAAAACAGAAAGAAAAGACGCGCCGCGCACTAATAAATGCGGCGATGAATCAGCTCAGTGCTGAGGCGGGCTTTTCCAGCTTAAGCTTGCGTGAAGTGGCGCGTGAGGCAGGCATTGCGCCAACCTCTTTTTACCGGCACTTCCGCGACATGGATGAGTTAGGACTTACTTTGGTTGATGAGTGTGGTTTAGCGCTGCGTCAATTATTGCGCCAGGCACGTCAACGCATAGAAACTGGCGGCTCTATTATCCGGGTATCGGTAGAAACCTTTATGCAGTTTGTAGCGGAAAACACCGCTATATTCAGGCTGCTACTGCAAGAACGCTCAGGTCGTTCGCGCAGCTTTCGGTTAGCGGTTGTGCGTGAAATTGAGCATTTTAAAGCCGAGCTGGAAGAGTATTTAGTGAATGAGCAGTCGTTTACCCGTGAGTTAGCCGAATTACAGTCGGACACCATTGCCAAAATTGTATTCAGTGCCGGTGCTGACTGTTTCGACGTAAACGAAGAAGAGCGCGAACGCATTACAGAAACAACGATAGCGCAAGTGCGTTTAGTCGCGCGTGGCGCCGAAGCAACAAAACGGTTTATGAAATAA